In Arthrobacter citreus, a single genomic region encodes these proteins:
- the rimI gene encoding ribosomal protein S18-alanine N-acetyltransferase gives MISSVAFRKMKEEDLEQIVEIEKKSFPTPWTYDAFYNELYSNQFANYLVAQVDEKIIGYCGLWVVIDEGHITNIAILPDYRGKSLGEKLLRAVMETAKNLGAETLTLEVRVSNHVAMGLYRKLGFQDGGIRKSYYTDNFEDALVMWVNLK, from the coding sequence ATGATCTCATCGGTTGCTTTTCGGAAAATGAAAGAAGAAGATTTAGAGCAAATAGTGGAAATTGAAAAAAAATCGTTCCCAACACCATGGACATATGATGCATTTTATAATGAATTATATTCAAATCAATTTGCGAACTATTTAGTTGCTCAAGTTGATGAGAAGATAATTGGATATTGTGGATTATGGGTAGTTATTGATGAGGGACATATTACAAATATAGCTATTTTACCGGACTATAGAGGGAAGAGTCTAGGTGAAAAGTTACTTCGAGCAGTAATGGAAACTGCTAAAAACCTTGGAGCAGAAACATTAACATTAGAAGTAAGGGTATCGAATCATGTAGCAATGGGACTGTATCGTAAGCTAGGATTCCAAGACGGTGGGATTCGAAAAAGCTATTATACAGATAATTTTGAGGATGCATTAGTGATGTGGGTGAATTTGAAATGA
- the tsaD gene encoding tRNA (adenosine(37)-N6)-threonylcarbamoyltransferase complex transferase subunit TsaD has protein sequence MGEFEMMNENCLILAIETSCDETSAAIIKNGNEILSNVVATQIDIHKRFGGVVPEVASRLHVEQITVVIEEAMEQAQINYEDLAAIAVTEGPGLVGALLIGVNAAKAIAFAHGLPLIGVHHIAGHIYANQLVQPLLYPLLALVVSGGHTELVYMKEDGVFEVIGETRDDAAGEAYDKVARTLKLPYPGGPHIDRLAQEGTANIPFPRAWLEEGSYDFSFSGLKSAVINYMHNAEQRGEEVSPADVAASFQASVIEVIVSKTIKAAKEYDVKQVLLAGGVAANKGLRASLQNEMNDLNDIELIIPPLSLCTDNAAMIGAAAFIRLKQGKLGNLALNGNPGLDLENM, from the coding sequence GTGGGTGAATTTGAAATGATGAATGAAAATTGTTTAATACTGGCTATAGAGACAAGTTGTGATGAAACCTCAGCAGCTATTATTAAAAATGGAAATGAAATTCTAAGTAATGTAGTAGCAACACAGATCGATATACACAAACGTTTTGGTGGAGTAGTACCTGAAGTTGCTTCACGTTTACATGTTGAGCAAATAACTGTGGTAATTGAAGAAGCAATGGAGCAAGCACAGATTAACTATGAGGATTTAGCTGCCATTGCAGTTACAGAAGGTCCAGGACTAGTAGGTGCATTACTAATTGGAGTAAATGCTGCAAAAGCAATTGCCTTTGCTCATGGATTACCTCTAATAGGTGTTCACCACATTGCAGGTCATATATATGCCAATCAATTAGTACAGCCTTTACTATATCCACTATTAGCTTTAGTAGTTTCTGGTGGGCATACAGAGCTTGTTTATATGAAGGAAGATGGCGTTTTTGAAGTAATAGGAGAAACACGGGACGATGCGGCAGGAGAGGCCTATGATAAGGTTGCTAGAACGCTTAAATTGCCTTATCCAGGTGGTCCACATATCGACCGTCTAGCACAAGAAGGAACTGCAAATATTCCATTTCCTAGAGCTTGGTTAGAAGAAGGTAGTTATGATTTTAGCTTTAGTGGTTTAAAGTCAGCAGTTATTAATTATATGCACAATGCTGAACAAAGAGGTGAGGAAGTATCGCCAGCTGATGTAGCGGCCAGCTTCCAAGCAAGTGTAATTGAAGTAATTGTTTCAAAAACGATTAAAGCTGCAAAAGAATATGATGTAAAACAAGTTTTATTAGCAGGTGGAGTAGCAGCTAATAAAGGATTAAGAGCTTCATTACAAAATGAGATGAATGACTTAAATGATATAGAATTAATTATACCACCATTATCACTTTGTACGGATAATGCAGCGATGATCGGCGCAGCTGCTTTTATCAGATTAAAGCAAGGGAAACTAGGTAATTTGGCACTAAACGGGAACCCTGGCTTAGATTTAGAGAATATGTAA
- a CDS encoding ABC-F family ATP-binding cassette domain-containing protein has product MILLQVNNVSKYFGSDIILSNIKLEVQTNDRVAIVGRNGAGKSTLLKIIAGELSYDGGEINKPKDVTVGYLAQNTGLQSDQTIWEEYYSVFNHLVEMQENMRKLEVKMTQEEVYSNQSVYDKIMNEYDHLQYTFKENGGYQFEADIRSIISGLGFSNEDYETKISSLSGGQKTRLALGKLLLTKPDLLILDEPTNHLDIDTLSWLERYLQSYPGAVLIVSHDRYFLDQVVNIVYEISNRRHQRFVGNYSKYLDLKAAQYEQELKQFEKQQEEISKLEDFVQRNIARASTTKRAQSRRKQLDRMVRLDKPLGEDSSANFSFAIEKQSGNDVLSVQDLFIGYNRIPTIDHTMKFVLNRGDSVALVGPNGVGKSTLLKTIIGDLNKLQGTIDFGANVSVGYYDQEQAKLTSNKRVLDELWDDYPLKPEQEIRTILGNFLFSGDDVTKIVTSLSGGEKARLALAKLMMKKANFLILDEPTNHLDLDSKEVLENALLDYPGTILFVSHDRYFMNRLSTKTFELAKEGLSIYLGDYDYYQFKKNEAYEKEQAEKEVMLTQVKQSSQPVSDYQQDKELKKKLRQTQRRIEEIESNISQFELDIETIELELCKPEVYGDFQLVQELTSKKNDLEAKLIDLMEEWENLQE; this is encoded by the coding sequence ATGATTCTTTTACAAGTAAATAATGTCTCAAAGTATTTTGGTAGTGACATTATTCTTTCAAATATAAAATTAGAAGTTCAAACGAATGATCGAGTTGCGATTGTTGGTCGTAATGGTGCTGGAAAATCTACATTACTCAAAATAATTGCTGGTGAATTGTCTTACGACGGAGGCGAGATAAATAAGCCTAAGGACGTTACTGTAGGCTACCTAGCCCAAAATACTGGATTACAAAGTGATCAAACGATTTGGGAAGAATATTATTCTGTTTTTAATCATTTAGTTGAGATGCAGGAAAATATGAGAAAATTAGAAGTAAAAATGACTCAAGAAGAAGTCTATTCTAATCAGTCTGTTTATGACAAGATTATGAATGAATATGATCATCTTCAATATACATTCAAAGAAAACGGCGGTTATCAGTTTGAAGCAGATATTCGTTCAATTATTAGTGGCTTAGGTTTCAGTAATGAAGATTACGAAACAAAAATTTCTTCGTTAAGCGGTGGGCAAAAGACAAGACTTGCTTTAGGTAAATTATTATTAACAAAGCCTGATTTATTAATACTGGATGAGCCTACAAATCACTTGGATATTGATACACTTAGTTGGTTAGAGCGTTATTTACAATCTTATCCTGGTGCGGTATTAATTGTATCACACGATCGATATTTCCTTGATCAAGTTGTAAATATTGTTTATGAAATATCTAATCGTAGGCATCAACGTTTTGTTGGTAACTATAGTAAATATCTTGATTTAAAAGCTGCTCAATATGAACAAGAGCTTAAGCAGTTCGAAAAACAACAAGAAGAAATCTCTAAGCTTGAAGATTTTGTACAACGTAATATTGCACGTGCCTCAACTACAAAAAGAGCACAAAGTCGTAGAAAACAACTTGACAGAATGGTTCGATTAGACAAGCCACTTGGAGAAGATTCTTCAGCTAATTTTTCATTTGCAATTGAAAAACAAAGTGGAAATGACGTCCTTTCTGTACAAGATTTATTTATTGGATATAACCGCATCCCTACAATTGATCACACAATGAAGTTTGTATTGAACCGAGGAGATAGTGTTGCATTAGTCGGGCCAAATGGTGTTGGAAAGTCGACATTACTTAAGACGATTATTGGTGATTTAAATAAATTACAAGGAACAATTGATTTTGGTGCAAATGTTTCGGTCGGTTACTATGACCAGGAGCAAGCTAAGCTTACATCTAATAAAAGAGTATTAGATGAACTTTGGGATGATTATCCATTAAAGCCTGAACAAGAAATTCGAACAATATTAGGGAATTTTTTATTTTCTGGCGATGATGTGACTAAAATCGTTACCTCTTTAAGCGGTGGAGAAAAAGCAAGATTAGCATTAGCAAAACTTATGATGAAAAAAGCTAATTTTCTAATTCTTGATGAGCCTACCAACCATTTGGATTTAGATAGTAAAGAAGTTTTAGAAAATGCTTTATTAGATTATCCTGGGACTATTTTGTTTGTATCACATGATCGTTATTTTATGAACAGATTATCCACAAAAACTTTCGAACTAGCAAAAGAAGGATTATCAATTTATCTAGGTGATTATGACTATTACCAATTTAAGAAAAACGAAGCATATGAGAAAGAACAAGCTGAAAAAGAAGTTATGTTAACACAAGTTAAACAATCATCTCAACCAGTTTCCGATTATCAACAAGACAAAGAATTAAAGAAAAAACTTCGTCAAACTCAGCGTCGTATTGAGGAGATTGAAAGCAATATCTCGCAATTTGAGCTTGATATAGAAACAATCGAACTAGAACTATGCAAACCAGAAGTTTACGGTGACTTTCAATTAGTACAGGAATTAACAAGTAAGAAAAATGATTTAGAAGCTAAGTTAATAGACCTAATGGAAGAATGGGAAAACTTACAAGAGTAA
- a CDS encoding redox-sensing transcriptional repressor Rex: MDSEQIKIPQATAKRLPLYYRFIKNLSLSGKQRVSSAELSEAVKVDFATIRRDFSYFGALGKKGYGYNVNYLLTFFSKALNQHEVMKVALIGVGNLGTAFLHYNFIKNNNTKIEMAFDIDPNKIGTEIGGVPVYNLDNLEDVMNDDIQIVILTVPAPVAQSIADRLNGKNIRGILNFTPARISVPEHIRIHHIDLAVELQTLAYFLQQ, encoded by the coding sequence ATGGACTCGGAACAAATTAAAATTCCACAAGCTACTGCTAAACGTCTACCTTTATATTACCGTTTTATAAAGAATTTGTCTTTATCAGGTAAACAAAGAGTTTCTTCAGCAGAGTTAAGTGAAGCAGTAAAGGTAGATTTCGCTACGATTAGAAGAGATTTTTCTTATTTTGGAGCACTTGGAAAAAAAGGATATGGATATAACGTAAATTACTTATTAACTTTTTTCTCGAAAGCGCTTAACCAACATGAAGTGATGAAAGTTGCATTAATTGGTGTAGGTAATTTAGGAACTGCATTCTTACACTATAATTTTATAAAAAATAATAATACTAAAATTGAAATGGCATTTGATATTGATCCAAATAAGATTGGAACTGAAATTGGTGGAGTACCTGTTTATAATTTAGATAATTTAGAAGACGTAATGAATGATGATATTCAAATCGTTATTTTAACTGTACCTGCACCTGTAGCTCAATCAATTGCAGATCGATTAAATGGAAAAAATATAAGAGGAATCTTAAATTTTACTCCTGCTCGAATTAGTGTACCAGAACATATTCGTATTCATCATATAGACCTAGCGGTTGAACTACAAACATTGGCATATTTTTTACAACAATAA
- a CDS encoding CPBP family intramembrane metalloprotease: MKTRDLLIILTYAVIQYSAAFGVPYLLNSNLYAGVEKKTASLEAVALWSCISFITGLIIILILLHKPIFEGMKNFKHNYRTILNWVILGYFITMATQIVCNIILIYVFNLHTGSENTQNILNIAKLNPAFIIIPSLVAPILEEIIFRRIIFKRLYNRLPFIISAGISSAIFSFMHGDLPFFLSYFLIGFVFCYLYKRTNSIIVPILTHMLMNTFVVFQQLNLH, translated from the coding sequence TTGAAAACTAGAGATTTATTGATTATCTTAACTTATGCTGTTATTCAATATTCGGCGGCATTTGGGGTTCCCTATTTATTAAATAGTAATTTATACGCTGGAGTGGAAAAGAAAACTGCTTCTCTTGAAGCGGTGGCCTTATGGAGTTGTATTAGCTTCATAACTGGTTTAATTATTATACTGATTTTATTACATAAGCCCATTTTTGAAGGAATGAAGAATTTTAAGCATAACTATCGTACAATATTAAATTGGGTAATTTTAGGTTACTTCATTACGATGGCAACTCAAATTGTGTGTAATATCATTTTAATTTATGTATTCAATTTACATACAGGCTCCGAAAATACTCAAAATATCTTAAATATCGCTAAACTGAATCCTGCATTTATTATTATACCAAGTCTAGTAGCACCGATATTAGAAGAGATAATTTTCCGCCGAATCATTTTCAAAAGGCTTTATAATCGCTTACCATTTATTATTTCTGCTGGGATTAGTTCAGCAATATTTTCGTTTATGCATGGCGACTTACCATTCTTTTTATCTTACTTCCTAATTGGTTTCGTATTTTGTTATTTATACAAACGTACAAATTCAATTATCGTTCCAATTTTAACACATATGTTAATGAACACATTTGTAGTTTTTCAGCAGTTAAATTTACATTAA
- the groES gene encoding co-chaperone GroES, which translates to MLKPLGDRVVIELVESEEKTASGIVLPGSAQEKPQEGKIVAVGTGRVLENGERIALEVSVGDRIIFSKYSGTEVKYGGTEYLVLRENDILAIIG; encoded by the coding sequence ATGTTAAAGCCATTAGGTGATCGTGTTGTAATTGAGCTTGTTGAGTCTGAAGAAAAAACTGCTAGCGGTATCGTGTTACCAGGTAGTGCACAAGAAAAGCCACAAGAAGGCAAAATTGTTGCAGTAGGTACTGGACGTGTACTTGAAAATGGTGAGCGCATTGCTTTAGAAGTATCTGTAGGTGACCGCATTATCTTCTCTAAATACTCAGGTACAGAAGTTAAGTACGGTGGTACTGAATACCTAGTACTTCGTGAAAACGATATTCTTGCAATCATAGGTTAA
- the groL gene encoding chaperonin GroEL (60 kDa chaperone family; promotes refolding of misfolded polypeptides especially under stressful conditions; forms two stacked rings of heptamers to form a barrel-shaped 14mer; ends can be capped by GroES; misfolded proteins enter the barrel where they are refolded when GroES binds): MAKDIRFGEEARRAMLRGVDALADAVKVTLGPKGRNVVLEKKFGSPLITNDGVTIAKEIELEDAFENMGAKLVAEVASKTNEIAGDGTTTATVLAQAMIREGLKNVTAGANPMGIRKGIEKAVAVAIEELKTISKPIEGKESIAQVAAISSADPEVGQLIAEAMERVGNDGVITLEESKGFTTELEVVEGMQFDRGYSSPYMVTNSEKMVAELENPYILITDKKVTNIQEILPVLEQVVQQGKPLLIIAEDVEGEAQATIIVNKLRGTFNAVTVKAPGFGDRRKAMLEDIAILTGGEVITEELGLDLKTTNITQLGRASKVVVTKENTTIVEGAGETASIQQRIGVIRAQLEETTSEFDREKLQERLAKLAGGVAVIKVGAATETELKERKLRIEDALNSTRAAVEEGIVAGGGTALMSVYNKVAAIEAEGDIATGINIVLRALESPVRQIATNAGLEGSVIIEKLKGAEVGVGFNAANGQWVNMIEEGIVDPTKVTRSALQNAASVSAMFLTTEAVVADIPEKNAPAMPDMGMGGMGGMM, translated from the coding sequence ATGGCTAAGGACATTAGATTTGGTGAAGAAGCTCGTCGCGCAATGTTACGTGGTGTAGACGCTTTAGCTGATGCTGTAAAAGTAACATTAGGACCAAAAGGACGTAACGTAGTTCTTGAGAAAAAATTCGGTTCTCCATTAATTACAAATGATGGTGTTACTATCGCAAAAGAAATCGAATTAGAAGATGCATTCGAAAACATGGGTGCAAAATTAGTTGCAGAAGTTGCTAGCAAAACGAACGAGATTGCTGGGGACGGTACAACTACTGCGACAGTTTTAGCGCAAGCTATGATTCGTGAAGGTCTTAAAAACGTAACTGCTGGTGCAAACCCAATGGGTATCCGTAAAGGTATCGAAAAAGCAGTTGCTGTAGCAATTGAAGAATTAAAAACAATCTCTAAACCAATTGAAGGTAAAGAGTCAATCGCTCAAGTTGCTGCGATTTCTTCAGCAGATCCAGAAGTTGGACAATTAATCGCTGAAGCAATGGAGCGCGTTGGTAACGACGGTGTTATTACACTTGAAGAATCTAAAGGCTTCACAACTGAATTAGAAGTAGTAGAAGGTATGCAATTTGACCGCGGATACTCTTCACCATACATGGTTACAAATTCAGAGAAAATGGTTGCTGAATTAGAAAACCCATATATCTTAATTACAGATAAAAAAGTAACAAATATTCAAGAAATCTTACCGGTACTTGAACAAGTTGTTCAACAAGGTAAGCCACTATTAATCATTGCTGAAGATGTTGAAGGTGAAGCACAAGCAACAATCATCGTAAACAAATTACGTGGTACATTCAACGCAGTTACTGTTAAAGCTCCTGGCTTTGGTGACCGTCGTAAAGCAATGTTAGAAGACATCGCAATCTTAACTGGCGGTGAAGTGATTACAGAAGAATTAGGATTAGATCTTAAAACTACTAACATCACTCAATTAGGTCGCGCTTCAAAAGTTGTAGTAACAAAAGAAAACACTACAATCGTTGAAGGTGCTGGTGAAACAGCATCGATCCAACAACGTATCGGTGTAATCCGTGCTCAATTAGAAGAAACAACTTCTGAATTTGATCGCGAAAAATTACAAGAGCGTTTAGCTAAATTAGCTGGCGGTGTAGCAGTAATCAAAGTTGGTGCTGCAACTGAAACTGAATTAAAAGAACGCAAATTACGTATTGAAGATGCATTAAACTCTACACGTGCTGCAGTTGAAGAAGGTATTGTAGCTGGTGGTGGTACTGCATTAATGAGCGTATACAATAAAGTAGCTGCAATTGAAGCAGAAGGTGACATTGCGACTGGTATCAACATCGTATTACGTGCACTTGAATCTCCAGTTCGTCAAATCGCTACAAACGCTGGTCTAGAAGGATCAGTAATCATTGAAAAATTAAAAGGTGCGGAAGTTGGCGTTGGTTTCAATGCTGCTAACGGACAATGGGTAAACATGATTGAAGAAGGAATCGTTGACCCAACTAAAGTTACACGTTCTGCACTTCAAAACGCAGCATCTGTTTCAGCTATGTTCTTAACAACTGAAGCAGTAGTAGCTGACATCCCTGAGAAAAACGCTCCAGCAATGCCTGACATGGGTATGGGTGGAATGGGCGGCATGATGTAA
- a CDS encoding serine/threonine protein kinase: MYYIIGDVIDGRYEALEEVGEGGFGQVLKVQDIHTSEIVALKYCSKSNPEDIARFKREVRIMENINQENVINILHTNIENSPPYFVMPLALTSVTNIIPKVKNDLNRVFEIFEAICKGISAIHISGLTHRDIKPDNALVFEDGKIVVSDLGLAKFDIRDTTVLTRASVNVGTFDYMPPEQFLYGGTRDLDHRGDIFQLGKTLYQLLTGLRPAVMDSTAVPTGLWYVIQKATRQNPDERYQTVGQLLDALNDARRSTDPSMNPEGVFMQLIEVAEENLKEDQYSSVNVNKILQTIYSFDDMEEYIELFGKIPEQILRVCASNMPTEFEPILIKYNKGIDERIGEYAFLFAEAVSRKMKIVVRNTDSPELKKYGIITTLMAANRLNRYAAMDAFDELLKNIRDDKDAYAVADGLRDAWEDYRYLYDRIPKKELHPAIQVVWESCN, from the coding sequence TTGTATTATATTATAGGTGATGTTATTGATGGTAGATATGAAGCTTTAGAAGAAGTTGGAGAAGGAGGATTTGGACAGGTTCTTAAAGTTCAGGATATTCACACCTCTGAAATTGTTGCTCTTAAATATTGTTCTAAATCAAATCCAGAAGATATTGCCCGATTTAAAAGAGAAGTGAGAATAATGGAGAACATAAATCAAGAAAATGTAATTAACATATTACATACCAATATTGAAAATAGTCCTCCTTATTTTGTAATGCCACTCGCATTAACTTCAGTTACTAATATTATCCCGAAAGTAAAAAATGATCTTAATAGGGTTTTTGAGATTTTTGAAGCTATTTGTAAAGGTATCAGTGCGATTCATATTAGCGGATTAACACATAGAGATATTAAGCCTGATAATGCTTTAGTTTTTGAAGATGGTAAAATTGTGGTTTCCGATTTGGGACTTGCAAAGTTTGATATTCGAGATACGACTGTGCTTACTAGAGCAAGTGTGAATGTAGGAACCTTTGACTATATGCCACCAGAACAATTTCTATATGGAGGAACAAGGGATTTAGACCATAGAGGGGATATATTTCAACTTGGAAAAACGCTATACCAATTACTAACAGGTTTACGCCCAGCAGTAATGGATTCTACAGCTGTTCCTACTGGATTATGGTATGTAATTCAAAAAGCAACTCGTCAAAATCCTGATGAACGTTATCAAACAGTTGGTCAATTGCTCGATGCACTAAATGATGCAAGAAGATCAACCGATCCATCAATGAATCCTGAAGGAGTTTTTATGCAACTAATAGAAGTTGCGGAGGAGAATCTTAAAGAAGATCAATATTCTTCTGTGAACGTAAATAAGATTCTTCAAACAATTTATAGTTTTGATGATATGGAAGAGTACATAGAATTATTCGGTAAGATTCCTGAGCAAATTCTTCGAGTTTGTGCATCAAACATGCCTACAGAATTTGAACCAATTCTAATTAAATATAATAAAGGCATAGATGAAAGAATAGGTGAGTATGCTTTTCTTTTTGCAGAAGCGGTTTCAAGAAAAATGAAAATTGTAGTACGAAATACGGACTCACCAGAACTTAAAAAGTATGGGATAATAACAACCCTTATGGCTGCAAACAGATTAAATAGATATGCCGCTATGGATGCTTTTGATGAGTTATTAAAAAATATCAGAGATGATAAAGATGCTTACGCGGTAGCGGATGGATTAAGGGACGCATGGGAGGATTATAGATATCTATATGATAGAATTCCTAAAAAGGAATTACATCCTGCAATTCAAGTTGTTTGGGAATCTTGTAATTGA
- a CDS encoding site-specific integrase yields the protein MASFQKYKTKDGYKWLFKARTTIDPKTGKKKQTTKRGFNTKKEAQMAAAELEKKLYTGTFVEETNITFESFIPVFLKEYSIRAKVSSVRIREKESKILNKYLANIKLKDVTRLKYQTILNNLTEEGYAYNTMDGVHSTGRMLFKKAIELNLITHNPTEHTSLIKKIETVEELEKKKKDIKYLEKEELADFLLTTKTKGLDNDYVFFTLLAYTGMRSGELLALKWSDIDFRKLTISITKTMYNPSNNENYMLLTPKTKGSIREIKIDNFVVNLLKDHLLQQRKIGDFEFVISKEDGYPEVPHTPGRRMRRLLKLSFIEKNVTPHSLRHTHTSLLIEAGVGIKEIQQRLGHTDIETTMNIYAHMTKDMEEIASQKFSDLMSSFMK from the coding sequence TTGGCTTCGTTTCAAAAATACAAAACAAAAGATGGATATAAATGGTTATTTAAAGCACGAACTACTATAGATCCTAAAACCGGGAAAAAGAAACAAACTACCAAGAGAGGTTTTAATACTAAGAAGGAAGCGCAAATGGCTGCAGCTGAGCTTGAAAAGAAATTATATACAGGTACTTTTGTTGAAGAAACTAATATTACTTTTGAAAGTTTCATCCCTGTTTTTTTAAAAGAGTATTCAATAAGGGCCAAAGTGAGCAGCGTTCGGATTCGAGAAAAGGAATCAAAAATCCTTAATAAGTATTTGGCTAATATAAAGCTAAAAGATGTAACAAGATTAAAATACCAAACAATTCTCAATAACCTCACTGAAGAAGGATATGCATATAATACAATGGATGGAGTTCACTCTACTGGGAGGATGCTCTTTAAAAAGGCAATTGAACTTAATTTAATAACACATAATCCTACAGAGCATACAAGTTTAATTAAAAAAATTGAAACAGTTGAAGAATTAGAAAAAAAGAAAAAAGATATAAAGTATTTAGAAAAAGAAGAATTAGCTGATTTTTTATTGACTACTAAAACAAAAGGTCTAGACAATGATTATGTATTTTTTACTTTATTAGCTTACACCGGAATGAGAAGTGGTGAATTATTAGCTTTAAAATGGTCAGATATCGATTTTAGAAAATTAACAATAAGCATAACCAAAACTATGTACAACCCTTCAAATAATGAAAACTATATGCTTTTAACTCCTAAAACAAAAGGTTCAATACGTGAAATAAAGATAGATAACTTTGTTGTAAATTTGCTTAAGGATCATTTATTACAACAAAGAAAAATTGGTGATTTTGAGTTTGTAATCAGTAAAGAGGATGGTTACCCTGAAGTTCCACATACTCCTGGAAGAAGGATGAGAAGATTACTAAAATTAAGCTTTATTGAAAAGAATGTAACCCCACATTCTTTAAGACACACTCACACTAGTTTATTAATTGAAGCAGGAGTCGGAATAAAAGAGATCCAACAAAGATTAGGTCACACTGACATCGAAACTACAATGAACATATATGCTCACATGACTAAAGACATGGAAGAAATAGCATCACAAAAGTTCAGTGACCTCATGAGTAGCTTTATGAAATAA
- a CDS encoding helix-turn-helix transcriptional regulator — translation MAYSVGKCLLLDLLKQKKMTQKDLADRLGVTKQQIQKYTSNERKMSLAVAKNVSKILDCYIEDLYEWVNE, via the coding sequence ATGGCTTACTCAGTCGGTAAGTGTCTCCTTCTTGATTTACTCAAACAGAAAAAAATGACACAGAAAGATTTGGCTGATCGTTTAGGTGTAACTAAACAGCAAATTCAGAAGTACACTTCTAACGAACGAAAAATGTCCTTAGCTGTAGCTAAAAACGTTTCCAAAATTCTTGATTGTTATATAGAAGACCTCTATGAATGGGTAAATGAATAG